Genomic DNA from Eschrichtius robustus isolate mEscRob2 chromosome 4, mEscRob2.pri, whole genome shotgun sequence:
GTAAGAATGTGAATtagaaaaatttaataaagagTGAATTTCAGATATTAAAGGAAAACAACGAGTTATTaggttcaaaaaattttaaaaacattataaagttttataaaaagTCACAAAATACAAGTTAAATCAGTCAGATATTTTTAGTAACCTTGCAATTTACTACAAGAGTCAAGTATTACAAATGCTTGTGGATTTTTATTTATAGGAATTCCCTGAGGATTTCATTTCTACATATATCAAACCCCTTCACCATGTCCAATATGAGCTATTTTTTTGTAGAGTTCTCTCATTAAAGcttaagacatttaaaattgCTGCACCATTTAAATTGCTTCAACCTAGAGATACttctttatataaaaatacagatacataaaacaaaatagcACCTATCAATCAATCATTTAGATTTTGGAAAGAAATGCAGCTTTTTAGTTAGCATTGAGGCAAAGCAGGGAACCTGCTTCTTTCCAATTGCACTTGGGTCTCTGCAGATGCCCACTCGGCGCTGAGAAACTTTCCTGTTCACCAGTGTGAGGAGTTCTGTGAACTCTAAGGAGGAACCGAATTTTCCCAGCATCTCGCACAAATCTTGAATGTACCATGAGCCATTCACAGTTTCCCGATGAGAGTAATAACCTAAAAAAGATAGATAGGAGGAACCACCGAAGTTTTCTGGTCACTTACTGTGACAGAAAAACACCTTTAAAAAGTCTGAGTTCTTAAAAATCCTTGGAGAAGACTAAGATGTGCCATGATacagttttaaaagttttctgtTGACTATTCTCATGTGGGAAAAAAGATTAATTCCATATAGTTCTATAAAAATCGGGTTAATGCTATGTAATTTTCTCCATTTCCTAAAAATTCCCAAGATAGTAGTAACCAGGCAATGATTTCTGAGACAAgcgattagaaaaaagaaaaacataaaattatttacTGCAAGAGCAGAGAACTGTCATCAGAATATTTTTCAACGTCTTCCATGAGTGTTACCACAAAAGCAGTGTCACCATCAGTAATTGACATATTCTGCTGCTAATATTCAATATAATTAGCCTTGTAGctttatttaacatagttctCAGGAAGGATTTTTCTATaaggtattttatgcttttagaTACCACTCTGATCACATGGCACAAAGAAGTCCATTAAGCCTCTGAGCTTCACGACCAAATCACATGCCCCAGTAGAAAGACCTCAACTAAATCAAGCCAGGGTGAAACTTACAGGAGTACTTAGCCAAGAAAGCCAATTACACATTTGCATTAAACACCCACACACCTTCTGCCACAGAGTAACACATGAGGAAGTCTGCTCCAGCAGGAAGTGTATAAACTGAGGCTGCATCCACCTGGGTTAGGTTGACATCCAGCTTGTTTGTCTGATGATCCACTACATCCAAAGGGATGACTGGCACATCGTGCTGGTTTCCCCGACACGCCTACGAGACAAGGAGGAAAATCCCCTCCTTTACTTACCTATTCTTCCCAGTGCTTCATGTTCACAGTGAATGTGTGATCCAGTACGCCTCCACTGCAACATCAACAGAAGCCACTTTACAGGCGCTTCAGAAACAATGCATTCAGGTTTAGAGCAGGCCAAAGCTGACAGGGTTTTTTCCTACTTACGTTTTCTTATAGTTAATGTTGATTGAATGGTACACTGTAAAAGGGAAAGCATCTGCGGTTTTACAGTTTCTTATGGATTACCCACACCATAGCACCAAGAGTCACCCTTTCTTTTAAAAGCTACAGTATTTGCCTAAGTGTTTCTATATAATCAGGTAATATATTCCCAGATTGGGTTTTCCTTGCCAAGCTGCCGCCATAAATTGTTAAGGGTCAAAATGACACCACATGACCTGAGAGGACATCTATTAATGTGCCTCCTGCCTTTTGCTCCTACTTTAAAGTGAGGGCTCAAATTCTTACTAATTCTGACTCACACAAGGGCTAAAATTAATTTCTACTCAAATAACTATTATGGGCTGCATtttgtcccccccccccatttataCACTAAGGActtcaatatataatatataacccCCAGTGTTtcaaatgtgactgtatttgctgATATggcctttaaagagataattaagataaaatgaggtcCTACTGGTGGGCCCTAACCCACTATGACTGGCATCCTTATAAAGAGAGACCAGGACACaaacatgcacagaggaaagagcatGTGAACAGAAGCCACCTCCCAGacaaagagagaggcctcagaagaaatcaaccctgctgccaccttgatctcagactcctAACCTCCAGAAccgcaagaaaataaatttctcttgtctaagctacccagtttgtgtacaggcagacctcagagatactgcagattcggttccagaccacagcaACACAGCGAGTATCAcgataaagtgagtcacatgaattttttggtttcccagtacatataaaagttatgtttacactatactgtagtctattaagtgtgcaatagcattatgtctaaaaaaagtacagaccttaattaaaaaatacttgattgctaaaaaatgctaaccatcacctgaaTCTTCAGCTAGTCATAATCGTTTTGCAATAGTAATGTCAAaatcacagatcatcataacaaatgtaataatgaaaaagtttgaaatatgaaaattaccaaaatgtgacacagaaacgaagtgagcaaatgctgttggaaaaatggcatcaacacagggttgccacaaaccttcaatttgttaaaaaaaaaaaaaaaaaagcactatctgcaaagtgcaataaagtgaggtATGTCTGTACTTTGTTCTGGCAGCCCCAGTAAACTTAATACAGTGCTCTAACAAGATTCTGCTGTAGTATTATAAATGCATTCATCAATTCTGAAATGGCTGAAGAATTAGAAGCTTTAAAAGAAACAGTTCTGATGGATTTCAGTTATCATATAAATAGAAGATCCCTAATATCCTGTTTTTTACAGGGAGATTTTGATCTTACATAGTATTACCAGGCTTATTTTCAGACCTTATTTTCAACTGTCTTCCTAAATGGAATGTAGAACACATGGAACTCAATGCCATCACTTGCCAAATCAACTGCAGTAAGAATAAGAGCCAGCCTTTACTGGgggcctgccatgtgccaggcactgttcaaagtGTTTTTCATTTGTTAGGCCAGATCGTTTTATCCTCTCAACCACCCCATGAGCCAGTGCTATTTTACCCCTGTGTCacagatgaagaatctgaggcATAGAGAAATGAAATAACTTGGCAAAACATTTTCCTCCTTTGTGGCCCATGAGTTATTTCCAATTCTCCTGTCTGACAGTGCTGGCCACTCCCTTTTCATGAGCAGTcacctgtcatttttttttttttttaatatttatttattttttggctgcattgggtcttcgttgctgtgcgcaggcgggcttttttctctagttgtggcgagcaggagctactctttgttgaggtgcgcgggcttctcaccgcagtggcttctcttgccgcggagcacgggctctaggcgcgcgggctttagtagttgtggtgcgtggtctcagtagttgtggctcgcgggctctagagcacaggctcagtagttgtggtacacgggcttagttgctccgtgacttgcaggatcttagttccccgaccagggattgaactcggggccctggcaatgaaagcactgagtcctaacctctggaccgccaCGGAATTCCCTCTACACTCGTTTTCCAGGCTATACTTGACATGGGGAAACTCATCTACTCCCATGCCTTCCAGTACCACCCATCCCCTCATTACTCCCAAACTTATTTCTCTAATCCAGGCTGCCTGTCTCAAGTTCTAGACCTGTATCTCCAACGACATGtcccacagacaccccaatgCAGCTGTCCAAACATGAAACCagggagtcatccttgactttttttttttttttttttatagccccCCCTACTCCCTTCCTCAAGGTACGGCAGGGTGTGAAACGTGGCTGTGTCCTCCATGCCGTTCATGGAAATAGAGGATTGCAGCCCTGGAACGTGAGGAACTCTTTTTTGTTCAGAATCCTTATTGAGGTACCAAATGATGCTATTCAAGCCCCCAAATATTTTTATCCCTAATATCAGTTTGGCAGTGGGTAACCGCATTTTGGCCTAAGGGAAAATGTGAAAGGACGAGGCAAGCTTGGACTAGAAGTCTTTATGCCCACATTCTTCCCACCAGCTAGCACGCTCTCCAGCCCCCAAACCAAACCTGGTCTGAACAGGTGGCCCTGCACTGCACTTGCCCACCAGTAGATGCTCGTCCAGCGGCTCTGCCTTGACACTGGGCTGGGCCAGGGAGCAGCACATTCGTTGTTTTGAGTCATTTCCAATGTCAATCCAAGTGATAAAGATACTAACAGCTCAAACTGCGACTCCGGCTAGGATTCAAAAAGGGCCTTTCCGATTACTGGAGAAAATTACTTCCGAAATCAGCTTTAGTCCTTTCTAGTCACATGTACAGAACCATGGCCTTGATAACTAAGACTATAACATAATCAGTCTTACCTGAATGATAAATATCTTGGGTTTTCCAACCAGGCTCTGACACTTGTCTCCTTTGAACAAGCCAGTCAGTGTCTGAATTTCAATCTTCGCATCATATGCATAGATGTGGTTGCCTTCACCATGACTcaggaaaacacacaaaaagcaaTCGGCGTCTGCATGGCTAGCGGTTGATGCTAAAAAGGCCCCCAAAagttatttagaaatgaaaataaggtGCTTATTACCTACATCTAAAAATTTAATTTACTAATATTAGAATAAAGTTACATACATACAATTGAGGGAGGGGggaaatttattattataatataaaatgtcTGTAATGAAACATAACTTATTTTAGTATTTAATCAAGCAATAATTTATACCATActatatctgatttttaaaaaatcctaattaTTGCAGTTCAAAGTAATAGAGTTGAACAGATTTTGTCAGCTCTTCTAAAACACAGAATAAT
This window encodes:
- the CASP6 gene encoding caspase-6 isoform X2, whose amino-acid sequence is MSSAPGLRGARGAGEQNMTETDAFPMREVFDPAETYKMDHKRRGIALIFNHERFFWHLTLPDRQGTSADRDSLKRRFSDLGFEVKCFDDLKAEELLLKIHEASTASHADADCFLCVFLSHGEGNHIYAYDAKIEIQTLTGLFKGDKCQSLVGKPKIFIIQACRGNQHDVPVIPLDVVDHQTNKLDVNLTQVDAASVYTLPAGADFLMCYSVAEGYYSHRETVNGSWYIQDLCEMLGKFGSSLEFTELLTLVNRKVSQRRVGICRDPSAIGKKQVPCFASMLTKKLHFFPKSK
- the CASP6 gene encoding caspase-6 isoform X1; the encoded protein is MALLPPGNLQLFVNLGEQNMTETDAFPMREVFDPAETYKMDHKRRGIALIFNHERFFWHLTLPDRQGTSADRDSLKRRFSDLGFEVKCFDDLKAEELLLKIHEASTASHADADCFLCVFLSHGEGNHIYAYDAKIEIQTLTGLFKGDKCQSLVGKPKIFIIQACRGNQHDVPVIPLDVVDHQTNKLDVNLTQVDAASVYTLPAGADFLMCYSVAEGYYSHRETVNGSWYIQDLCEMLGKFGSSLEFTELLTLVNRKVSQRRVGICRDPSAIGKKQVPCFASMLTKKLHFFPKSK